The region GAGCGCCCCCTGCCGCCGAAGCCCGCTTCCGCCGCCGCGGCTTGCGAGCCGCCGCGCGCGACTCGCGGTCCCGAGCCAGCGCCTCCCCCCGCTCCAGCAGTCGGATCAGCTTCTCGGTGAGGGGAAGCCCCTCGGGCACGCGGTCGAGGATCAACTCGGTCCAGAACTCCCGGTCCTCGTCCTCGAGCACGTCCCGCCGGAGGCCGACCCCGTGCCGGGCGAGGGTCTTCTCGAACCCCGAGCCGCGCGATCGCATCCAGCGGCGCGTCGACCTCCATGCGTGCTCGAGCACCCGGATGCGCGAGGAGAAGCTGAAGATGTTCGTGAAGAACATCTCGTAGTCGTCGGGTCCGGGCTCGATCAGGAGCGCGTCGGCGTCCGCATATCGCGCGCGGTACGCGCCGAAGCCGAGCTGCAGCCGCGAATGGATGAGTGTCCGGAAGGTCTGCGACAGGACGGCGGGGAGCCCGATCTCCGCGAGGTGCTCCTGGTGCATGGCCCCGGCCTCGACCGCGTGACGGGTGTCGATCGGCACGATCGGGTTGATGCAGAAGAGCAGGTCGGCGCCCTCCTCGAGCGCGACGGAGGCGTGCAGCGTCTTGAGCAGGACGCCGTCGGCGTAGTAGCGACCCTCGATCTTGACCGGCGGGTAGACGATCGGCAGCGCCGTCGAGGCCTGCACCGCCTGCGAGATCGGCACGTCCTCCCATTCCTGCTCGCCGAAACGCACCGCGGTGCCCGCGTCGACGTCGGCGGCGACCACGATCAGCCGCCGTCCCAGCTCGCGGAAGTCGTTGGTGCGTCCCTCGTGGGCGAGCACCTTCTCGAGCCACTCGCGGATCGGCCGGTTGTCGAACAGGCCGAGCGGCAGCGCCCGGCCCAGGCGCGCCATCGACTCCGTCAGCGAGAGGTCGTCCGGATCGCCGGCGTAGGCGGTGACGGCCTGGACGAGAAGCTCCGGGACGCGCAGGCCGCCGCGCAGCCACGCGCCCGCGGCGGGGGTGAAGAAGATCTTCGGGGAGAACGGGTGGACCCGGTGATCGTGCCGTGCGACCGCGCGGCACATCTGCGCGGGCGTGATCCCGTTCGACAGCAACGCCGCGACGAGCGACCCGGCGCTCACCCCGACGTACACGTGAAGGTCGGTCAGATCGACGCCCTCGAGGACCTCCTCGAGGGCCCGGAGGGCGCCGATCTCGTACACCGCTCCCGCGGGCCCGCCCCCCGCCAGGGCGAGACCGATCCGGCCGTGGCCGCGTGCGCGGCGTTTCACGGCGGAGGGTCCGGTCCTAGGCCTGGGCGGTCGTCTTCTTGCGGCGCGGCGCGGTGCGGGTCTTGCCGAGGGTCTTGGTCAGCGCCTCGACGCGCTTGCTCAGCGACTCGATCTCGGTGCGCGTGGGCACGCCGAAGCGGTGCAGCACCATCTGCACCTTGTCGTCGACCTCCGCCTCGATCTTCGTCGCGGCGGTCTTGATCTTGCCCTTGGTCTCGTTCACCGCGCGCCCGGGCATGTCGGCCCAGTCGCCCGTCTGCTTCCCCTTGGTCACGAGGTTCTTGAAGAGCTTGGAGCCCTCCTCCTCGGCCACGGCGAGAGCGCCGAGTCCGGCGAGCCAGATCTTCTGCGCCGTTTCGGTCGGATCGAAGTTTGCCATCGTCTTGCGGACTGCCATTGGGAACCTCCCGGCCGCGACGTGCGGCCCAACTCCCCTGTTTGCCGCCGGACCTCTCGAAACCGGTTACACGCTGCGCGCGGCACGGGCCGCGCGGCCGCCGGAAACGGGGCCCTTCCCCGCCTCGGCCCGCGCGAGCGCCGCCTCGAGC is a window of Candidatus Polarisedimenticolaceae bacterium DNA encoding:
- a CDS encoding phasin family protein, producing the protein MAVRKTMANFDPTETAQKIWLAGLGALAVAEEEGSKLFKNLVTKGKQTGDWADMPGRAVNETKGKIKTAATKIEAEVDDKVQMVLHRFGVPTRTEIESLSKRVEALTKTLGKTRTAPRRKKTTAQA